A genomic window from Terrisporobacter glycolicus ATCC 14880 = DSM 1288 includes:
- a CDS encoding ABC transporter permease, with translation MSEANFEQKRKRGKDLITFKLAVSYMKKQKGKTVALLSSIVLSVMLIFSMNVIRDSGYDSQIQEAKDLHGNYQVWFEGIDIDKAKQLENDNEVKKSSKVQYLCESVNKENGVKLDLNSFDEDFISSLNYKMVGREPRKDGEIVIEKEVAKQMGISDPLNKNIDLMLINKYMDDNGANEIESKNKTFKIVGVIEKPDRYYSSLSSSIGGVKSQAFIYKESSLPVKIKETYKGIIFLKSEKNTSKFLRKMEKELNLSWDYLHENTEVNAAKQLKYMSNMSITNILKMILLVFVSTLVIYNIFNIILQDMVIQIGLMRAIGMSKKKIRALFTQLSLIYILVGTLIGVLLGSILSYVGVRLVYGYSSTLTIRSLSIIYSFVVSTLSVSISSFIVVRKASKMSIIDSIRCSEKYEKKSKGKGIKTNRTHKNMIRSIAIRNIWRNKPRTIITMIAITMVGAMFIFSFALKDTLKTNIEAGINGGIFGMSYGSVDKTIGGNLGGTESLFYKIDKNMIKKVENMEGVKSIEPNFFNLDGHILLSKDQISKAYEDELNRRGTSEDNKEYSLLIRGYSDDMLKSREAFIEEGENLINTKEGKYKKVILVNNTYSLVTHSYAAKVMNDVKVGDVIDIKLPVYKDNIEKYETIKVEVSGIMNENYAASQDGNVGVVGAQVIFREDDYKELTNQREHNKLYVTTEKGKLYPVEKELEKLIKDYSFSSIGGKGEDMKFYGAQQSSEDRLLIIYQCLILLILSVNSIFIMRSNIIARQKEISTLRAIGMSIKDIKKTLIIESEFYGLVASTIGAVIATLYQYIGISNANKSLLVGGFERTMEFNIPWNQILILFAIFIVIGFVAVYLSKDKIEGTSITEGISEND, from the coding sequence ATGAGCGAAGCGAATTTTGAGCAAAAAAGAAAGAGAGGGAAAGATTTGATTACATTTAAACTAGCAGTATCTTATATGAAAAAACAAAAAGGAAAAACAGTAGCATTATTATCAAGTATAGTACTTTCAGTTATGCTTATTTTTTCTATGAATGTAATTAGGGATTCAGGATATGATTCTCAAATACAAGAAGCAAAAGATTTACATGGAAATTATCAAGTATGGTTTGAAGGCATTGATATAGATAAAGCTAAACAACTAGAAAATGATAATGAGGTAAAGAAAAGTAGTAAGGTTCAATATTTATGTGAATCAGTTAATAAGGAAAATGGTGTTAAACTTGATTTAAATTCCTTTGATGAAGATTTTATAAGTTCCCTTAACTATAAAATGGTAGGTCGAGAACCAAGAAAAGATGGGGAAATAGTAATAGAAAAAGAAGTAGCAAAGCAAATGGGAATAAGTGATCCATTAAATAAAAATATTGATTTGATGCTAATAAATAAGTATATGGATGACAATGGAGCTAATGAAATTGAGAGTAAAAATAAAACTTTTAAAATTGTTGGTGTGATTGAAAAACCAGACAGGTATTACAGTTCATTATCTAGTTCAATTGGAGGAGTTAAGTCTCAAGCTTTTATATATAAAGAGTCAAGTCTTCCAGTAAAAATTAAAGAAACATACAAAGGAATAATATTTCTTAAGTCAGAAAAAAACACATCTAAGTTTTTAAGAAAAATGGAAAAGGAACTAAATCTTAGCTGGGATTATTTGCATGAAAATACTGAAGTTAATGCAGCTAAGCAATTAAAATATATGTCTAATATGAGTATTACAAATATTTTGAAGATGATACTTTTAGTTTTTGTATCTACTCTTGTAATATATAATATTTTCAACATTATACTACAGGATATGGTAATACAAATAGGACTTATGAGAGCAATTGGTATGTCAAAGAAAAAAATTAGAGCTCTGTTTACTCAGCTTAGTCTTATATATATACTTGTGGGAACTTTAATTGGTGTATTACTTGGAAGCATATTATCATATGTGGGAGTTAGATTAGTATATGGATACAGCTCCACATTGACTATAAGAAGTTTAAGCATAATTTATTCTTTTGTAGTTTCAACATTATCAGTATCCATAAGTAGTTTTATAGTAGTTAGAAAAGCATCAAAGATGTCCATAATTGATTCAATCAGATGTAGTGAGAAATATGAAAAGAAATCAAAAGGTAAAGGCATCAAAACAAATCGAACACATAAAAATATGATTAGAAGTATTGCAATTAGGAATATATGGAGAAATAAACCTAGAACTATTATAACTATGATTGCAATTACAATGGTTGGAGCCATGTTTATATTTAGTTTTGCCCTAAAAGATACACTAAAAACTAACATAGAGGCAGGCATAAATGGTGGTATTTTTGGAATGTCTTATGGCAGTGTAGACAAAACAATAGGTGGTAATTTGGGTGGTACGGAGAGTTTATTTTATAAAATTGATAAAAATATGATAAAAAAAGTTGAAAATATGGAAGGAGTAAAAAGTATAGAACCAAACTTTTTTAACTTGGACGGACATATTTTGCTTTCTAAAGATCAAATTTCAAAAGCATATGAGGATGAGTTAAATAGAAGAGGAACATCAGAGGATAATAAGGAATATTCACTTCTTATAAGAGGCTATAGTGATGACATGTTAAAGAGTAGAGAGGCATTTATTGAAGAGGGAGAAAACTTGATAAATACTAAAGAAGGTAAATATAAAAAAGTTATATTAGTAAACAACACTTATTCATTAGTTACTCATTCCTATGCAGCTAAGGTCATGAATGATGTAAAAGTGGGAGACGTTATTGATATAAAATTGCCAGTATACAAAGATAATATTGAAAAGTATGAAACAATTAAGGTTGAAGTTAGCGGAATTATGAATGAAAATTATGCAGCATCTCAGGATGGAAATGTTGGTGTAGTTGGGGCACAAGTTATATTTAGAGAAGATGACTATAAAGAATTAACAAACCAAAGGGAGCATAATAAACTTTATGTAACTACTGAAAAAGGTAAATTGTACCCAGTGGAAAAGGAATTAGAGAAGTTAATAAAGGATTATTCATTTTCATCAATAGGTGGTAAGGGTGAAGATATGAAATTTTATGGGGCACAACAAAGTTCAGAGGATAGGCTTTTGATAATATATCAGTGCTTAATTTTACTTATACTTTCTGTGAACAGTATTTTTATTATGAGAAGTAATATTATTGCAAGACAAAAAGAAATATCAACTCTAAGAGCTATCGGTATGAGTATTAAGGATATTAAAAAGACTCTAATAATTGAAAGTGAATTCTATGGATTGGTTGCATCTACAATAGGAGCTGTAATTGCAACACTATATCAGTATATAGGAATTTCTAACGCTAATAAAAGCCTTTTAGTAGGAGGTTTTGAAAGAACTATGGAGTTTAACATTCCTTGGAATCAGATACTTATACTATTTGCAATCTTCATAGTTATTGGATTTGTTGCAGTATATTTATCTAAAGATAAGATAGAAGGAACATCAATAACAGAGGGAATTTCAGAAAATGACTAA
- a CDS encoding ABC transporter ATP-binding protein, with protein sequence MKKLIIKNIKKIYGKNDNKVYALNGIDLEVQPGKFTAIVGQSGSGKSTLLHCMAGLDKPTSGKVLIDDLDLYTLKDDKLSKIRREEFGFIFQSFNLIPVINVYDNIALPVSIGGGKIDEEYIEDLIVKLGIASQMNKFPNELSGGQQQRVAIARALANKPSIIFADEPTGNLDSKTTDEVMELLKFCVDEYKQTLVMITHNNEIANSADNIINISDGRTI encoded by the coding sequence ATGAAAAAATTAATTATAAAAAATATAAAAAAGATATATGGAAAAAATGATAATAAAGTATATGCATTAAATGGTATAGATTTAGAAGTACAACCTGGTAAATTTACAGCTATAGTTGGACAAAGTGGATCAGGTAAAAGTACATTACTTCACTGTATGGCTGGACTTGATAAACCTACCTCTGGAAAAGTGCTTATAGATGACTTAGATTTATATACTCTAAAGGATGATAAACTATCAAAAATAAGAAGAGAAGAGTTTGGTTTTATATTTCAAAGTTTTAATTTAATACCTGTTATAAATGTTTATGATAATATAGCTCTTCCTGTTTCAATAGGTGGAGGAAAGATAGATGAAGAGTATATAGAGGATTTAATAGTTAAATTAGGGATAGCATCTCAAATGAATAAATTTCCTAATGAACTATCAGGTGGACAGCAACAGAGGGTAGCAATTGCTAGAGCACTGGCAAATAAACCTTCAATAATATTTGCAGATGAACCTACTGGAAATCTAGACAGTAAAACTACAGATGAAGTCATGGAATTACTAAAATTTTGTGTAGATGAATATAAACAGACATTAGTTATGATAACTCATAATAATGAAATTGCTAATAGTGCTGATAACATTATAAATATTAGTGATGGTAGAACTATATAA
- a CDS encoding ABC transporter ATP-binding protein: protein MELIIKNISKEFKDKIAVDKFSVTLNSGIYGLLGPNGSGKTTLMRILADVSSASSGDILVNGKSKSKLGAEYRDLIGYVPQNIGFYKNFTAEKFLYYVSALKGVDKNIEKSKVDELLKFVNLEQDRKRRIGKFSGGMKQRLGIAQALLNDPKILILDEPTAGLDPNERIRFKNLIAQLSKGKIVILSTHIVSDIEFIANEVLVMKDGKLVEKSSLEDILYTIRGKVYTLSVNECDLEEVENEFKISSMIRNNSGINVRVVGDKKPNINKFKYIEEEPNLEDVFLYYFNESVSI, encoded by the coding sequence ATGGAACTTATTATAAAGAATATAAGCAAAGAATTTAAAGATAAAATAGCTGTTGATAAATTTAGCGTAACTTTAAATAGTGGAATATATGGTTTACTTGGACCAAATGGTTCAGGAAAAACAACTCTTATGAGAATACTTGCAGACGTTTCTAGTGCGAGTAGTGGAGATATTTTAGTTAATGGAAAAAGTAAAAGTAAGCTAGGAGCTGAGTATAGAGATTTAATAGGGTATGTTCCTCAAAATATAGGGTTTTATAAAAATTTTACAGCAGAAAAATTTTTATATTATGTATCGGCATTAAAAGGTGTAGATAAAAATATTGAAAAAAGTAAAGTCGATGAACTTTTAAAATTTGTTAATTTAGAACAAGATAGAAAAAGAAGAATAGGAAAGTTTTCAGGAGGTATGAAGCAAAGATTAGGAATTGCACAAGCTCTCTTAAATGACCCTAAAATACTTATATTAGATGAACCTACAGCAGGTCTTGATCCAAATGAAAGGATAAGATTTAAAAACTTAATAGCTCAATTATCTAAAGGAAAAATAGTAATACTATCAACACATATAGTTTCTGATATAGAGTTTATAGCAAACGAAGTGCTTGTTATGAAAGATGGGAAACTAGTTGAAAAATCTTCATTAGAGGATATTTTATATACTATTAGAGGTAAGGTTTACACACTAAGTGTTAATGAATGTGATTTAGAAGAAGTTGAAAATGAGTTTAAAATATCTAGTATGATAAGAAATAACAGTGGGATTAACGTAAGAGTAGTTGGAGATAAGAAGCCTAATATAAATAAATTTAAATACATAGAAGAAGAGCCAAATTTAGAAGATGTATTTTTATATTATTTTAATGAAAGTGTCAGTATATAG
- a CDS encoding LytR/AlgR family response regulator transcription factor, with amino-acid sequence MIKIVICEDEKEQHELLEKYIKEIFDGLSILYELRVFNSGEELLENYPKDTDILLLDIQMGQINGMDTARKIRKLHDKVEIIFITSLIEYVLEGYEVRAYRYLIKPVKYDDLKNNIINCIKEIDIKNKYILIKEEGNRIKLDINEISYIEVQKEDITIHTLNQIYEIKGTMNNIEKEIDCCRFFRCHKSYLVNLDYIKSIKQYVAILENKEEVPISRYRFKETKDKFFDLIEDKLC; translated from the coding sequence TTGATAAAAATAGTTATATGCGAAGATGAAAAAGAACAACATGAATTGTTGGAAAAATATATAAAAGAGATATTTGATGGATTATCTATTTTATATGAACTAAGAGTATTTAATTCGGGAGAAGAATTACTTGAAAACTATCCAAAAGATACGGATATACTTTTATTAGATATACAAATGGGTCAAATTAATGGAATGGATACTGCAAGAAAAATTAGGAAATTACATGATAAAGTAGAAATTATATTTATTACATCATTGATAGAGTATGTACTAGAAGGTTATGAGGTAAGGGCTTACAGATATTTAATAAAACCTGTAAAATATGATGATTTGAAAAATAATATAATAAATTGTATAAAAGAAATAGATATAAAAAATAAATACATCCTTATAAAAGAAGAAGGAAATAGAATTAAATTAGATATAAATGAAATAAGCTATATAGAAGTTCAAAAAGAAGATATAACAATACATACGCTAAATCAGATTTATGAAATAAAGGGTACAATGAATAATATTGAGAAAGAAATAGATTGTTGTAGATTTTTCAGGTGCCATAAGAGTTACTTAGTAAATCTAGATTATATAAAAAGTATAAAGCAATATGTTGCCATACTTGAAAATAAAGAAGAAGTTCCAATAAGCAGATATAGATTTAAAGAAACAAAAGACAAATTTTTTGACTTGATTGAGGATAAATTATGTTAG
- a CDS encoding DUF4300 family protein has protein sequence MIKQIIAIGISAVLIMTGCSSKNISNNSNNDNNKKEPNLIYSNLIDKKTQNEVRDILIENKIDKKQADYFIKLVQNYNKISNIKKLDTSKQGYASIGSLKVPYDDAYLGEKWNYNKLNYSDFNCRLTAFTIFKDYIKSEGKSKDENSNLMFDLDAIENNPISNFSKEDVDKFINLYASIPVENSKDANKLVESIKKEWKNRKISFVDNPTVSIVSGFLHYPEDKQVFIGHVGISIKTKNELLFVEKYGSSLPIQVSKFKDKSELKSYLMDRLDVNTADNRAAKPIIMENDELME, from the coding sequence GTGATAAAACAAATAATAGCAATAGGTATATCAGCAGTATTAATTATGACAGGGTGTTCAAGTAAGAACATTAGTAATAATAGCAACAATGATAATAATAAAAAAGAACCGAATCTTATATATTCTAATTTGATAGATAAGAAAACTCAAAATGAAGTAAGAGATATATTGATAGAAAATAAAATAGATAAAAAACAAGCTGATTATTTCATCAAATTGGTTCAAAACTATAACAAAATATCAAATATAAAAAAATTAGATACATCAAAACAAGGATACGCATCAATAGGAAGTTTAAAGGTGCCCTATGATGATGCTTATTTAGGGGAAAAGTGGAATTATAATAAATTAAATTATTCAGATTTTAATTGTAGATTAACGGCATTTACAATATTTAAGGACTATATTAAATCCGAAGGAAAATCTAAAGATGAAAATAGTAACTTGATGTTTGATTTGGATGCAATAGAAAATAATCCTATAAGTAATTTTAGTAAAGAAGATGTTGATAAATTTATTAATCTTTATGCATCTATACCTGTAGAGAACTCAAAAGATGCAAATAAACTTGTAGAATCCATAAAAAAAGAATGGAAAAATAGAAAAATATCATTTGTAGATAATCCAACAGTATCTATAGTAAGTGGATTTTTACACTATCCAGAAGATAAGCAGGTATTTATAGGGCATGTAGGTATTTCGATTAAGACAAAAAATGAATTATTATTTGTTGAAAAATATGGTTCATCCCTACCAATACAGGTTTCAAAATTTAAAGATAAATCTGAATTAAAATCATACTTGATGGATCGATTAGATGTTAATACAGCTGATAATAGAGCTGCAAAACCAATAATAATGGAAAATGATGAATTAATGGAATAA
- a CDS encoding ATP-binding protein, with the protein MNRKGYRYKFKLNISFILILILTIFSIMMGIPFGGVSLWVLIPIILLLFLISKIIYEINTKKSFINSVMYSLVYILIECSIFWILSMTTNYLSEGIGALNLGVNSLIIFVGVYFFDKLEKLYNKNKYFLYIGLTIIINIFIIIFVNISTRKINDLYNIVMKNNIEYNNIINTVKISAFMESVFPYIIFIINIILMSIFLNSVKSEKEKAKMQFVNEKLDMQYKYYLMVKESQEKMKQVYHDMNNHMKNIKYLKDGNEDVDKYINNIENEVQSSKNIYNSGNVLLDIIFHEKSKDCIKNNINFNVSVDFSKCEFMEMIDISSIFSNLIDNGIEACNKIDNDMEKYITIKSTFIKGYFVVRCENSKINKVLFKDNKIFTSKKDKFLHGIGLESIKSSIKKYNGELKVKDSEYSFVVSIYIPVE; encoded by the coding sequence ATGAATAGAAAAGGATATAGATATAAGTTTAAGCTTAATATTTCTTTTATATTAATTTTAATATTAACCATATTTTCTATAATGATGGGTATTCCTTTTGGAGGGGTATCTCTATGGGTTCTAATTCCAATAATACTTTTACTATTTTTGATTTCTAAGATTATATATGAAATAAATACAAAAAAATCTTTTATCAACTCTGTAATGTATAGTTTGGTTTATATTTTGATAGAATGTAGCATTTTCTGGATTTTATCTATGACTACCAATTATCTATCTGAGGGTATAGGAGCATTAAATCTTGGGGTAAATTCTTTGATTATTTTTGTAGGTGTTTATTTCTTTGATAAATTAGAAAAACTATATAATAAAAATAAGTACTTTTTATATATAGGTTTAACTATTATAATCAACATATTTATAATTATATTTGTAAATATATCAACTAGAAAAATAAATGATTTGTATAATATAGTGATGAAAAATAACATTGAATATAATAACATAATCAATACTGTTAAAATATCAGCTTTTATGGAGTCAGTGTTTCCTTACATTATATTTATAATAAATATAATACTAATGTCCATATTCTTGAATTCTGTAAAATCAGAAAAAGAAAAAGCTAAGATGCAATTTGTTAATGAAAAATTAGATATGCAGTACAAATATTATCTTATGGTTAAAGAATCGCAAGAAAAAATGAAACAAGTATATCATGATATGAATAACCATATGAAAAATATAAAATATTTGAAAGATGGAAATGAAGATGTAGATAAATATATTAATAATATAGAAAATGAAGTGCAAAGCAGTAAAAATATTTACAATAGTGGAAACGTACTTTTAGATATTATTTTCCATGAAAAAAGTAAGGACTGTATAAAAAATAATATTAATTTTAATGTGAGCGTAGATTTTAGTAAATGTGAATTTATGGAGATGATTGATATAAGTAGCATATTTTCAAATTTAATAGATAATGGAATTGAGGCTTGCAACAAAATCGATAATGATATGGAAAAATACATAACTATAAAAAGTACCTTTATAAAAGGGTATTTTGTAGTAAGGTGTGAAAATAGTAAGATTAATAAAGTACTATTTAAAGATAATAAGATTTTTACGTCTAAAAAAGATAAATTTCTTCACGGAATAGGATTGGAAAGTATAAAATCTTCAATAAAAAAATACAATGGAGAATTAAAAGTTAAAGATAGTGAGTATAGTTTTGTTGTCAGTATCTACATACCAGTTGAATAA
- a CDS encoding RNA polymerase sigma factor, producing the protein MAQKDEKLIKEILKGNESAMEILVKRHYDLVHSYIYRTTNDYNISYDITQEVFIKMMKNIDKYNLDSGKFKNWLLKIAVNTTKDYFKSKTYKQRSENCDIENYQIEDKSNVIDMISKKEEAIKIKEAVENLPKLQREAILLKYYNDLKIKEISTITGDNENTIKSRLYNGIKNLKKLLGGDICEEKSKHSQHKM; encoded by the coding sequence TTGGCTCAAAAAGATGAAAAATTAATAAAAGAAATATTAAAAGGCAATGAAAGTGCGATGGAAATACTGGTTAAGAGACATTATGATCTGGTTCATAGTTATATATACAGAACCACAAATGATTACAATATATCCTATGATATAACTCAGGAAGTATTTATAAAAATGATGAAAAACATAGATAAATATAATTTAGATAGTGGTAAATTTAAAAACTGGTTATTAAAAATAGCAGTGAACACAACAAAAGACTATTTTAAAAGCAAAACATATAAACAAAGAAGTGAAAATTGTGATATAGAAAATTATCAAATAGAAGATAAATCCAATGTAATTGATATGATTTCTAAAAAAGAAGAAGCAATAAAAATAAAAGAGGCTGTTGAAAATTTACCAAAACTTCAGAGAGAAGCTATTTTATTAAAGTACTATAATGATTTAAAAATAAAAGAGATAAGCACTATAACTGGAGACAATGAAAACACAATAAAATCAAGGCTTTACAATGGAATCAAGAACCTTAAAAAATTACTTGGAGGTGATATATGTGAAGAAAAATCTAAACATTCACAGCATAAGATGTGA